The DNA window GGCGCAGCGCTCGCCGTCGGGTGCAGTGCTGCCGGTGACCCCAGTGAATTCACCACCAGCAGCAGCTCGGGGCTCACCACCACCTCGACTGGCGGGGGGAATGGGGGGAGCGGGGGTGAAGGGGGAGGCATCGACCTCATCCCCGAGAATGATGGCGGCACCGACGCGGCGCCCGACGTCTTCGTGAATCCCTGCGGTACCGAATGCGGTCCCGTCGAGCTGTGCGATCCGGACCACCTCGGCCTCGACGACAACTGCAATGGCGTCGTCGACGAGGGGTGCGCCTGCGTCAGCGGGCAGGCGAACTTCTGCTTCAAGGGGGATCCCTCCTTCCGCGGATCGCCTGGCTGTTTCGACGGTGTACAGCGGTGCACCGAGAACGGGGACTGGGGGCCGTGCATCGGCGGCGTCCACGCGACGGAGATGTGCGCCGAGCAGAGCACCCAGGGCTGCCACGCCATCACGGCGGTGCCCTTCCAGGACGTCAACCTGAAGACGGGGACGGGCACCTTCAGCAGCAACGCGGTGACCGAGACCTGGACCGTGGCCTGCCCCCCCGGTGTGAGCCCTTGCCCCAGCGTGACGGGCTCGAATCCCACGGACGATTTCAAGCCGCTCCAGTCGGGTGAGTACACCGTCACGTACACGAAGACCGTGGCCGGCGGGGCGCCCGAGTCGTGCACCTATCCGCTCTTCGTGGGTGCCAAGGGGCTCCGCGTCGAACTGGAGTGGCAGAACGACAATGGGCTGTACGGCGCCGACATCGATCTGTACCTGCACCAGCCGAACAACACACAGCCGTGGAAGATCGGGGGCAATGCCAACTCCTGCGGTTATGGCAACTGCACGATCGGCAATATCAGCAGCATCCCCAACTGGTTCCCCCCGGGCAATACGCCGCCGGATCCGGTGAACTGGTACCTCGATCCCATCCCCGAGCAGAACACGTGCTACTACGCGCCGCGTAATGCCGGTCAGGCGTGGGCCGCCCGAGGTCAGGGCTGCCATAGCCCGCGCCTCGACATCGACAACATCAGCTGCACGGCCTCGGAGAGCAATCCCAACTCGTCGAGCTTCTGCGCGCCGGAAAACATCAACATCGATTACCCGCCGGTCGACGAGTGGTTCCGGGTGGGGGTCCACTACTTCTCGGGCACGCCGAACATCCGGCCGCGTGTGAAGATCTACTGCAACGGTGCGCTCTCCGCGGATCTCGGACCGCAGGGCTTCTACTCTCCGGAGAGGCCGCTCATCTTCCCCGCAGCCGGGAGCACCACGCTGTTCTGGCTGGCGGCGGATGTGCGGTTCAAGGACGGAGAGTGCGACAACAGCACCTGCGAGGTCGTTCCGCTCTACATGGACAACACCACGCGGGAGCCGTACCTGACCACGAGGAGCGTTGTCGAGGCGAACTTCGGTCCGCCCTATCCTCAGTGAGCCATACGCTGCTATCAGCTAGTCGATGCCTGCACGTTTCGTGCTGGAGGTAGAGACCGACTCCCCCGCCAGGGCTGCCACGCTGCGCCTTCTGGTTCCTGGTGGGGAATGTGTCGGAGAGCATCGAATCCAGCTCGATGCGCATCCCGTGGCGCGCTGGGAGGGGCTCTTCCACCCACGCCGGTACGTCCGCCGTGTCGCTCGCGATAGCCGACAAGCCGAGGTGTTGCTCGACGCCGTGGGGGCGTTCCTCGGGCGCACGGTGCTCGGATCTCAACTGACGCACGCGCTCGCGGCGGGGAGCGAAGCGCGGACGTTGCTCGTGCGGATCGTGGGCGAGACCGACGATCCTCTCGCGGCGGCGTTCGCTCAGGTGCCCTGGGATCTCGCGAGGCTCGAAGGGGATCTGCGGACGCTGCGGCAGCGGGGCGTCACGGTGCGGGTCCGTCTGGCGCGTCGAGACGAGCGCGCCGCGAAGAGCACGGATGGTGCATCCATTCCACCTCCCGAGGGGAGCGACGCGGCGCCGAGGCCGAGCGCCGCGACCCTGCCAGGCGCCGGAGAGCCCATCCGTGTGCTGCTGGTGTTCGCAGAGCCCAGAGGAGCACGCCCAGCGGGGGCTCGCATCGAGAGGGAAGAGCTGCTCGATACGTTCTTCCGCGAGATCGTGCCCCGTCGAGGGGTGGAGGTGGACGTGCTCTCCCACGGGGTGACCCGGGCGCAGCTGTGGGAGCAGGTGCGGAGCCGCGGTGGCTACCACGTGGTCCACTGGAGCGGGCGCGCGGTCGAGGGAGGGCTGGAGATCGAGCTCGAGCCGGGCGAGGAGGAAGACGCCTGCATCTCGGGCGAGGAGCTGGCCGATCTCCTGAGCGGCTCGGGCGGGGGTGAGGTGGCGCCGGCGCTGGTGCTGCTCAGCGCCAGCCGAGCAGGGGCGCTCGGAACCGCACGGGACTGGGACTCGGTGCGCACGGCCATGAGCGAGCCGGCCCCTGCCGCGGCAGAGCCGACGCTGGAGCAAGTGTTCGAGGTGCGCAGCGGGACGTCAGCGGTGGGGCTGGCCATGAGCGCCGCGGGCGTGCCGGCCGTGGTAGCCATGCGCCACGAGGTCGCCCCGAGCTATGCGAGGCGGTTCGGGCGCGGCTTCTTTCGTCGGCTGCTCGGGAGCGAGGGGAGGACCTCCGTCGAGGAGGCCCTGGCCGCGACGCAGCGAGAGCTGGCTGGAGCGCACGGTGTCGAGAAGGGGGAGAAGCCGCCGCGGGGCGCGGTGACGCCGAAGGAGCGCGGGGTGCTGCTGGCCGGCTCCTCGGCCTCCGTCGTGCGGGCGACGGGAGGCGACGTGATCGGGGGAGAGCTGCGCTCGGCGCGGCTCACGCCGAGGACGCCGGAGCAACCCATGCGTGTCGAAGCGGCGCCGCTCGCCACCGACAGCGGGCGGACGCCCGTGATGTCATCGTCGATCGAAGTCCCTTCGTCGGCGAGGACGCGCGCCGTCGGTGAGCCCTGGCAGGCAGATCTTCTGGACCAGTCCGCGCTGATCCTGCTCGGCGGGGCCTCGATCGAGGTCGCGCCCGAGGAAGGGCGGAGCGCTCCTGCGGCGCGGGTCGAGCCGCGGCCCATGCCGCTGCTGGAGAGTGGGAGCAAGGAGCTGGAGCCGTCTCCCGGCTTCGTCGGCCGCGGTATGGAGCTGGGGCGGCTCGCGCGAGAGTGGCTGGCTCCGGGCGGCAAAACGATCGCGCTGGTGGAGGGGCCGGGGGGGATGGGCAAGACGTCCCTCGCGGCGGAGGCCATCCACCTGTGGCATGGCCATTTCGACCTGGTGCTCGCGTTCCAGCCTTTCCGGGAGAGCTCCAGCACCACGCTGCGCGTGGAGGGGGACGACCGCGGAGGCGCGGCATCGGTGTTCGGAGGGCTCCCTCCGGAGATCGAGACGCTGCTGCGCTATGTCGATCGGCGGTTGCGAGAGGAGAGTCCCCGATACCGCGATCGCTGCGAGCGGGATCCGTTCCTCCGGGTGTACACGCCACCGGGGGAGGAGGAGCAAGCGGGGGCGCGCGCGGCGCGGCTGCTCGAGAACCTGGCCGAGTCCCTCGTGACGGACAGGGTGCTGCTCGTGCTGGACGGGGTGGAGCGAGGCGCGGGCACGGAGGGGCAGGAGGCGGATGCCCCGTGGTGGCAGCTCCTCGCCCAGCTACGCCCGCGGCTCGGCGAGGGCAGGGCGAGGATCCTGGTGACCTGCCGGCGCAGCCCCCCTGCGACGGTGCTTCCGGCCGTGTTCCGCCTGGCGCTGGGAGGTCTGCCGCTCGGTCACGCCGCGGTGCTCGCTGATCGGCGCTCGGCGCTTCGCGAGATCCTCGCCCGAGGCACGAGGGAGCGACGCGAGGGAGGGACGGCAGGGCAAGCAGAGCGGCTCGCGCGGCGGGTGCTCGAGGTGACCCACGGACACCCCCTGGTCTTGCTCCGATTCGGTGACGTGGCGGGCATGGGGCGGACGGTGCTGGAGGGCGCGCTCGATCGGCTGGGGGCCCTCGGGGACGGGTTGCCCCCGGACGCGCTGCCCGGAGGCCTCGGCGAGGCGGAGCGTCAGCGGGCATTGCTCGAGGACGTTGGCGCGGGGCTGTTCGATCTGCTGCTCGAGCGGCTCTCTCCGAGCGCGCGGCGGCTGCTCTGGGGGATGTCGCTCGCCAGCGAGCCGGTCCCCGCCTGGATGATCGAGGACCTCGGCGCGAAGCTGCTGCCCGGGGAGGAGCGCCCGCGGACGGCCCTCGCGGAGCTATGCGCGGCTGGCCTGGTGGTGCGGGAAGAGGAGCAGGCGCGAGGGACCGTCTACGCTTTCCACTCTCTCGTCGCGGAGCGGACGGCCGCGTGGATGACGCAGCACCTCGACGAGCAGGGGGACGCGTCGACCGAGGATCTCTACCGCTGCTTCGGTGAGCGGTACACGGCGGCGTTCAGGAATGCGCTGCCGATGCTCCAGCAGGGGCTTCTGACCATCCCTCCCGTGGCGGAGGAGCCTCGTGCGTGGACAGGGCCCGTCTCGAGCTCGGAGCCACGATCGAAGCCTCCCTCGGCGCCGAGCAGCGAGTCGAGGCCGCGCGCTGCGCGCAGGCCGCGGGAGCTGTGTGCGGAGCTGGGACGCAGGAGTGTCCGCTACCTGGTGCGGGGCCGAGCGTTCCAGGCGCTGTCGGCATTCGGGAGTGCTGCGCTGACGGGCGCAGGCGACGCGGTGTTGCTGTCCGAGGTGATGGATGACCTCGAAGCGGCCGCGGATCACGGCGCGGGGGCGACGCGGTGGCGTGCCCGGGTATCGCTGGCCGATGCGCTGCGGAGCGCGCGGCAGGTGGAGATGGCGCTGCCGCTCTACGAGCGGGCGGCGAGCGATGCTGCTGCGAGCGAGCACTGGGCGGACCTCGGCGTGATCCTCACCAAGTGGGCCGCAGCACTCGCGCAGGAGGGCCAGCTCGATGCCGCGCGAGAGCTTTTCGAGCGGGGCGCGGAGGCCAAGCGGAGGGCAGGGAAGCCGCTGGCTCAGGTGATCGGCGTCGAGCTGGAGGCGCTCCGGATCGACGTGCTGCGGCGGGGCGCGGCCGCCGCTCTTCCAGCGATCGAGGAGCGCGTCGCCACGCTCAGGGGGCTGTGGACGGGCCGTCCGGACACCGAGGAGAGCGCCCTGAACTCCGAGAGCACGCAGATCGGCAGCGCGCTCGCGACAGGGCTGGACGTCGCCAGGCGTGCGAACGCGGAGCTCGAGCGATGGGATGTGTGCCTCTCGCTGCTGGATGAGCTGGAGGCGCTGGACCGTGATCTCGGCGCCGCGGAGCTGGAGATGTCCCGCGAGCGGTTCCATCGCTGGACACCGCTGGCACGGCTCGGCAGGACGGCCGAGGCGACCGAGGTCATCGAGGGATGCCTCGAAGGGTTCCGTCGCGCTCGCGACACGCGTGGCGAGGTGCGTGCTCTCTCGGCGCTCGCGACGGTACACGCGGAGGTCGGCGATTTCGAGGCCGCCACGGGACTGGAGCGCGAGGCGCTGAGCGCCCGGGAGCGGTTCGCGAGCGCCAGCGAGCGCGCGGTGGCCCACTGTCGGCTCGCGAGCTTGCTGGTGCGGGCAGGGAGCGCCGTCGAGGCGATGGAGAACGCACTGGCAGCGGTCGCCTATCAGCTGGCGGC is part of the Chondromyces crocatus genome and encodes:
- a CDS encoding AAA family ATPase, which translates into the protein MPARFVLEVETDSPARAATLRLLVPGGECVGEHRIQLDAHPVARWEGLFHPRRYVRRVARDSRQAEVLLDAVGAFLGRTVLGSQLTHALAAGSEARTLLVRIVGETDDPLAAAFAQVPWDLARLEGDLRTLRQRGVTVRVRLARRDERAAKSTDGASIPPPEGSDAAPRPSAATLPGAGEPIRVLLVFAEPRGARPAGARIEREELLDTFFREIVPRRGVEVDVLSHGVTRAQLWEQVRSRGGYHVVHWSGRAVEGGLEIELEPGEEEDACISGEELADLLSGSGGGEVAPALVLLSASRAGALGTARDWDSVRTAMSEPAPAAAEPTLEQVFEVRSGTSAVGLAMSAAGVPAVVAMRHEVAPSYARRFGRGFFRRLLGSEGRTSVEEALAATQRELAGAHGVEKGEKPPRGAVTPKERGVLLAGSSASVVRATGGDVIGGELRSARLTPRTPEQPMRVEAAPLATDSGRTPVMSSSIEVPSSARTRAVGEPWQADLLDQSALILLGGASIEVAPEEGRSAPAARVEPRPMPLLESGSKELEPSPGFVGRGMELGRLAREWLAPGGKTIALVEGPGGMGKTSLAAEAIHLWHGHFDLVLAFQPFRESSSTTLRVEGDDRGGAASVFGGLPPEIETLLRYVDRRLREESPRYRDRCERDPFLRVYTPPGEEEQAGARAARLLENLAESLVTDRVLLVLDGVERGAGTEGQEADAPWWQLLAQLRPRLGEGRARILVTCRRSPPATVLPAVFRLALGGLPLGHAAVLADRRSALREILARGTRERREGGTAGQAERLARRVLEVTHGHPLVLLRFGDVAGMGRTVLEGALDRLGALGDGLPPDALPGGLGEAERQRALLEDVGAGLFDLLLERLSPSARRLLWGMSLASEPVPAWMIEDLGAKLLPGEERPRTALAELCAAGLVVREEEQARGTVYAFHSLVAERTAAWMTQHLDEQGDASTEDLYRCFGERYTAAFRNALPMLQQGLLTIPPVAEEPRAWTGPVSSSEPRSKPPSAPSSESRPRAARRPRELCAELGRRSVRYLVRGRAFQALSAFGSAALTGAGDAVLLSEVMDDLEAAADHGAGATRWRARVSLADALRSARQVEMALPLYERAASDAAASEHWADLGVILTKWAAALAQEGQLDAARELFERGAEAKRRAGKPLAQVIGVELEALRIDVLRRGAAAALPAIEERVATLRGLWTGRPDTEESALNSESTQIGSALATGLDVARRANAELERWDVCLSLLDELEALDRDLGAAELEMSRERFHRWTPLARLGRTAEATEVIEGCLEGFRRARDTRGEVRALSALATVHAEVGDFEAATGLEREALSARERFASASERAVAHCRLASLLVRAGSAVEAMENALAAVAYQLAAGQEARAEFRLLAMSARDAANLAVREDTGDVASSSDVVLQSGARPVLLSSVPRLTSLLERPPFASVRKFLAERGVSIDMLQGRIDELLGHAADDLEHGPMPTFSMEEAG